The sequence AAAATATTTACGGGAATTGCCTTTGATAGTGGAGGCGTTGCCAGCGGGCCTATGACTGCTACTTTTTTACTTCCTTTTGCCATAGGAGTATGTAAAAGCCTTGGAGGTAACATTATGACAGATGCTTTTGGTATTGTAGCCATGGTTGCTATGACTCCTCTCATTACTATTCAGGTTATGGGCCTTATATATAAAATTAAAATGGAATCATATGATGAGACAAAAAGTGTCGCTATATTAGATACTGAGGATAGCATAATAGACTATGAGGAGGAGTAAAAATATGAATAGAGATGTAAGTAAGGGGATTGTTAAACTTGTCGTGACAATTGTTGATCGTGGTAATGGACAAAAGATTACTGAAATTTGTAATAGAGAACAGCTTCATTTTCATTTTATTTGCTTTGGATGTGGTACAGCGGATTCGGAGATGTTGGATTATTTGGGAATAGGTGAGACTGAAAAAGATGTTGTCATAAGCATGGTACCGGATTCTAAAATACCATTGTTGCTTTCAACTCTTTTAGAAGAGATGCAATTGAAAAGTCCCGGTAAAGGCATATCTTTTACGATGCCGATATCAGGAATTGGTAGCTTGATTTCGAAATTGTTAATGCGGGAAGAACGTATAAAAATAGAAAGTGAAGTGAGAAAAATGGAATGTAATGTAAAATATGCGCTTGTTATAATTGTCGTTAATCGCGGATACAGCGATGTAGTTATGACTGCCGCTAAATCTGTCGGAGTAACTGGAGGGACTATGCTTGATGCGAGAGGGATAGGATATGAGGAAGCAGAAAAGTTTTTAGGAATTTCTATACAATCTGAGAAAAATATTTTAGCTATTCTTTGCAGTCAAAAAGATAAGCATACTATTATGGAAACGATTAATCAAGTTGCCGGTATGAGAACAGAAGCTGGAGGAATTGTGCTTTCTTTGCCTGTAGACAATATAATAGGAATTAATGGCCTTGAGTAATGAATAAACTGAAATCCCATGTAATAGTAAGTTTTAATATCCCCTTTTGTATGTTGATAAGAAATGTGATATAGATGCTCCTTCTATTTGTTGATGATATAAAACTTTTGTGAAAGAAAAAAAGCCGCAATTTACTATCTGTGAGTTGCGGCTTTTTGTTATTGCGTTATTTATTATGACGAGTTTTAACAAAATCTTTAAGAACGAATATATTATAATAGATATACGCATTTGATAATTAATAAGGAGGATTGAACAGTTATGTCAACTAACTGTGATGATTTTATAAAGGTAAAAATTCCCAAAAGTAATTATTGTCATTGGCAATACTATAAGAAATGCTGCTGTAAAGGTCCAACAGGAGCGACCGGCCCAACAGGCCCGACTGGGCCAACGGGACCTGGAGCTGGTAGTACAGGAGCAACAGGAGCAACGGGACCAGTGGGAGCAACAGGAGCAACGGGGCCAGTAGGAGCAACAGGATCAACAGGGGCAACAGGAGCAACAGGATCAACAGGGGCAACAGGAGCGACGGGAGCAACAGGAGCAACGGGAGCGACGGGGGCAACTGGAACAACGGGAGCGACAGGAGCAACGGGTCCAATTGGGGCAACAGGAGCAACGGGTCCAATTGGAGCGACAGGTCCAACAGGAGCAACGGGACCGATAGGTCCAACGGGAAATGATAGTGGAGGCGCCATTATTCCTTTTGCTTCAGGATTTCCTATTTCATTGGAAAGCATAGCCGGAGGGCTTGCAGGAGTACCTACTTTTTTAGGATTCGGGTCATTTGGAAATGGTTTTGGTCCTTTGAGTCCTACAATTGATCTAAGTGGTGCCATAGGGCAGGAAGTAAATTATGCATTTTCTATACCTCGGGATGGATTCATTACATCTGTCGCTGCTTTTTATAGTTCAGCGCTGGGATTAGATATTCCTGGTTCGACGATTACCATTCATGCACAGGTTTATACTTCTATTGTTCCAAATAATGTTTTTAATGCTGTTGCAGGAACTGAGGTGATCTTATCTCCTTCTTTAGGGCCAAATGTTTCTGTTGGAGATATCAGCAGCGGCATAGTTGATGGACTGATGATCCCTGTAACTGCAGAGACTCGATTAATTTTAGTATTCTTTATGACTGCAGAAGGAGAAATACTTGAAAATTTAGTGTTAGGGTATGCAAGCGGAGGGATAGGAATACTATAAACAAAATTACTAAAACAAGTAAATAAAACTTGCCTTATTCAAGTAATGGCAAGTTTTATTTTATTAACTATAAAATAGTTTATAATAGAAGACGATTTCTGACATTACCAATTCATCTTTTGTTGTTTTTTAAGCTGTTTCACTACAATTTAAGTAACGAATGGTATGGACAACAATTTTAATCCATATAATGTGGTTCACGATCTTTCTTTTAAATAATTTTTTTGCTGTAAGTGGGGTTATCTGGATATTTCGGTATCTAAATATATTCTTGACCCTGTTACCCCACGCTGTCCCTGATATTTGCCTCTGTACGGATTAAGAGCATCCTTGTCTAATTGTGCGAAGACCAATTGTCCAATACGGCGTCCGTATTTCAACTCAATTGCACACTTATTGGCATTAAAAAGCTCTAAGGTTATTTCTCCTTCAAAACCGGGGTCAACCCATCCGGCATTTTGAATAAACAATCCCAATCTTCCGATAGAGCTTCTCCCTTCAACAAATGCAGTCATATTATTAGGCAGACGAATATATTCCATGGTTGTTGCTAAAACAAACTGTCCGGGGAGAAGTAAATATTTTTCGGTCTGAATTATCTTATACTGTATTTCTTTTTCTAACTGGAGGATGCCGTCACAGTTGTCTTCTACTATTCCAAATGTGTTTCCTAATCGTATATAAATGCTTGCAGGTTGAATTTGTCGTTCCTCAATCGGAGAAATGTAAAGTTCGCCTGATGCGAGTTGTTTTTTTAAGGTGAAATCGGATATTATCATTATTTCAATACTCCTTTCAGGTATAGGGCCTACTGATATTATGATTTTTTGATCACTATATCACATTTTCAATTATGAATAAAGATATAGCTTCCTGTTGACAGGAAGCTATATCTTTATAGTGCGCCCTGAGGGATTCGAACCCCCGACCAACTGATTCGAAGTCAGTGACTCTATCCACTGAGCTAAGGGCGCAAATATTTCTAATTTCATTATAATATTTTTTGCATGACTCGTCAATTTAGAACTACAAATTAAATTCCATTATTTTTACTACTACTCCATTTATTTTATCGAGTTTTTCTTTTAATTCCTTTATTTTTTCATCTTTTCCTAATATTAAGTCCAAAATTATGATACCTATAGGACTACAAGTTTCACTTTTTGATTCTACATCATGAACTCCTATTCTGGTCTTTATGTAGCAGCCATACTCAGTCAACAATCTCTGTACCTCTAATGCCTCTTCTTCTCTATCTCCCAGTTGAATTCCCATAATAGTTTTTTTCATATTTATAACCACTCCTTTCATTTTGCTTAAAACAAAACATCTATGAAATATATTATCTTAAGCAATTATTTTTTTTATTTATTTTTGTAAAATTAACATAGTTAGCTATAAATTACATAAAGAAATGAATAAAATATACAAAATTTTTTAGAGTTAAAATGTAAAAATTTATTAGTTTTATTATAACAATTTTATCACAAAATATGAATTATTAAAATACTTTTGATAAATTGTAAAATTCGAAGATTTGTATACTAAATCTTCGGACTTTTCCTTTGTCAGCAACAGGAAAATGATATAATATAAAACAGATAAATAGATCAAATTGCAGGCATATCGGGAAGGGGGCAATTGGTATGAAGATATCAGAGTTCAACATAGCCCGTGATCTGAACAGAGTATTAAAATTGTTAAAAGGCGAAGATGAAATTTCAGAGTGCTTCCGAAACGCAGCAGAATCCGATCATGCATCCATATATATTGCTGAAGAGATTCCGAGACATAGGTAGCAGATATGGTTATATAAAATTCAATAAAACTGACAGCAGGCCAAAGGCACCAAAAGGCTATTCAAATGAGAAAGAAATTATGGAAGCGTTCCGCCTTCATGGTATGCTGGAAGAAGAAATGACTCTGTGACGGACTGTTGAGGAACCTACATCTAAACCGAGCAATTGACACATTCTAAAACATTGTACGAATGGTTTGAATCCCATTGGTTTAAGTCGTTTGTACAATGTTTTGGGTTTTATCTAAAGAAGTTGATTTTATTTAACCAACATCTTTGTCTTTATGATAAAATGCTAAAAACAGTTCGAATTATTGATATTTTACGGTGGTGCAACTGTTGGTTGACAAAAAAGAAAGGGCAATTGGTGGAATGGCAACCAGTACTTTTGTTAAAATGACATTACTATAAAGGAGGGAGTGTCAGTTATGAATATAGCAGACAGAATACAATATTTGCGAAAAACAAAAGGTCTTTCACAAGAAGAACTTGCTGAAAAAGTCGGAGTTTCTCGTCAGGCAGTATCAAAGTGGGAAAGTGAACAAAGCATTCCGGATATTGATAAAGTGATAATTATGAGTGAATTCTTTGATGTCACAACGGATTATATTCTTAAGGGAATAGAGACTGAAAAACAGACTGATAAAAAGGCAGTAAATGCAAATGTATTTGTGATTGTTGGAACGGTTTTGAATTTTATTGGACTGCTTGTGGCTAGCGCAGTTTGGTATGAGGAACAAGTGCCGATGGCTGTTGTTATTGGACTTGTTTTTATGGCACTTGGATGTATGGTATTTGGAATAGGCTTATATGGATCTGCCCAGAATACTAAGATGAACGCAAAGCGTAATTTTTGGATGATAAATATCTGGATTATAATATTTATTCCATTGTCATTTGTTTATAATATTTTATTTACAGGTTCAACAGCTCCATACCCACTACTATCAAATCCTTTGATTGCGTTTCCGATTTTTTGGTTAGTTTATTTTACAATTAGTTTAACAGTGGTGTTTACTCAGATAAAAATTAATAGGAGAAAATGAGTATAACAAAAAGTCTTCTATCTGGTATTTAGATCGAGCAAATGAGACAGGATAGAGTCAGAATATCAGCACATAAAGGGTGTTGAGAGTTCTGGCTTTTTTGTTGTACTCTAATATAGAGTATAAAATAGGGCAGGAAGGTTCATTATTTAAATAATAAAACAACCCAGAGGAGAATATAAATAGATTATACTTATAAAAAAATTAAATAATGTTTTTTAAAATGTTTTTGGAAAGAACAATATGTAAATTAGTATGAAGGTATTTGTATCATATAAGAAATAGTAAAAATTTACATATTGTTTATATAAGCAGTTTTACTCAAAAAAGGGGGGAAAAATGTGTATAATGACTTTTTGACAGCAGAGACTTTAGCAACATTTGTTGGGTTAGTAGCAGCAGTAACAATTATTGTCCAGTTTACAAAGAGTATAGTAAAGAAAAAATTTGATGATTCATACGTAAGATTATATAATTTTATAATTTCTCTTATACTTACCTTTGTATTTGCCAGATCCGGTTCTGGATTGGGAGGTATAGTATTAACAGTAATAAATGCCATTCTTATTTCGGTAGCAAGTGCGGGAACCTATGAAATTGTATCAGACCCAAAAGCAGAAAAGGTAAAGATGAGCAAAGGATAATAAAAGAAAGTGAACAAAGGAATATTGAATTATTAGGTAACAGCATAGCCAAAATGGCTATGCTGTTTTGTAGTTGTATCTGGCTAAGCCCTTATTTTATCCAGTATATTGTATTTTTTTAATTTATAATATAAGGTTTGTCTGGGAATACCTAATGCTTTAGCTGTTTGAACTATATTATATTTTTTCATCTTGATTGTTTTGATAAGAATATTTTTTTCATATTCATCTACCAACTGAGAAAGGGGTTTGTTGTCTGAACTGATTAGGTTATTTTTATTTGTATTTGAATATAAAATATATTCAGGAATATGTGATGCCTTTATATATTCTCCTTCGACTAAATTGAATGCACTTTCCAGACAATTTTTCAGTTCCCTTACATTTCCCGGCCAATCATATTCCATAAAGAGAAATTTTACATCTGATTCCAAATCCTTAACATTTTTATTGAATATATGATTAAAGTGTTTGATGAAGTGTTGACAAAGCAATTCTATGTCCTCTTTTCTTTCTCTTAAAGGAAATATTTCCATGCTTACTACGCTTATTCTGTAGAACAGGTCCTGACGAAACTTATTAGACTTTACTAATTTAGATAGTTTTTCATTAGTGGACGATATAATTCTTACATCTATATTTATTTCTTTGTTATCTCCTACTCTTCTTATAGCCCTATTTTCAATTGTTCTTAATAATTTTGATTGCATACTTTGGGGCATTGAATTTATTTCATCCAAATATATTGTACCTCCATTGGCGATTTCAAATAAACCTGCTCTGTTTTCAGAACCGGTAAAACTTCCTTTGACTGACCCGAATAGTATACTTTCTATAAGGGTAGACGGTATTGCGGCACAATTTTGAGTTACAAAAGGTTTCGATGCTCTGTTACTGCAGTTATGAATAGAGTGAGCTATTATTTCCTTTCCAGTTCCTGTTTCTCCGTAGATGAGAATAGTAGAATCGTTTTTCGAAATTTTTTTCATATTTTCAATAGCAGCTTTCATTTGACTATTACCAGTAATAAAATTGTCAAAATTGTATTTTGCGCTGTAATTTAAATACATTTTTTTCTTTTTGGGAGAATCTTTTTCCGGGGAAATATTTGTGGATATTTCTATTGCCCCGATTATTCCCTTGCCGTTTATAAGAGGAAATGCTGAATTTATTGATGAAACTGTGACTTTGTCATCTATTTTAATAAACTGAAACTGGTTTATCAGAGGTTCACCAGAATCTATGACTTTAAATATGGTACTATTTTCTTTAGTTAGCCAAGGATATAATTCAAATATTGATTTTCCGATATTATCTTGATTTCCCGATTCATTATATATGTCGTTAAAATTATTGTAATACATTATTTTACCTGATTCATCGGTTACAATTATTAGGTCTGTATTTTTTAGTGAATTTTTCATATCATCTAAAAATTTTTCGTACATTTTTTCACTCCCAAGTGACCAATTATTATACATATTGTATTATTATATATAATAACATTAAAAATTAAATAGTCAACTAATTTTAAGCATTTTTCCCGTTAATTTTGTAATGGAATGCGGAAACTATTGTTATGGTCAAAAATTATGTCAGATAATTGTACATATTGTTGTTATTAATAAAGGATATATTGCTGAAATACCCAAAACCATATTTGGCATTATAATTGCTAATAAATAATGAAGAGATCTCAATTAAGTTATGAAACCGTTATTATAATAGTTTAAAAACTGTAATTATTTTGATGAATTAAAATTAAGATATGGGAGGAAAACATATGGGCGATAATGGTATAAATAAAAAAGAGAAAGTGGAATTAAAAAAAGAAATAGGGATTGCAGGAGCCGTTTCAATAATTGTGGGGAATATGATAGGTTCAGGCATATATATGACACCTCAGACATTAGCATCGGCATCTAACCCTAAATCAACTATGATAGCTTGGGTTATAACTGCCGTCGGTTCAATACTGGTAGCACTGGTTTTTGCAAGGTTAGGGGAGAAATATCCTGTTAACGGAGGGCCTGTTGTTTATACAAGAGATGCATTTGGAGATTTTGCGGCATTTTTAACTGTGTGGACTTATTGGATTGGAGCATGGATTTGTGATGCAGCCGTAATAACGGGATTTTTAAGTTATTTGTCATTTTTTATACCCATATTAAATCAAAGCAGATTATTGGCATTTTTGGCATCTACTTTAACTTTATGGCTTTTTACCGGCATTAATATAAAAGGTTCAAAGGAAGTAGGAATTGTAGCAGTAATAACTACGGTCTGTAAGATCGTTCCTCTGCTTATATTTATAATAATTGCAGCAATGCATTTTGAACCATCCAATCTATCTACGGTATCAAGTGAAGCTCTTCGCGGGACCAATACAGTTTCTGTTGCTGTGGGAATTACATTATGGGCATTTTTAGGTCTTGATTCTGTTAGTGTTGCAGCAGGAGATATTAAAAATCCGAAGAAAAATGTTAAGAAAGCAACTATTTTAGGTATTATAGGAACTTCAATAATATATATGGGAATTAATTTCTTTGCTATGGGTGCGGTTTCTCAAGGATATCTTGCAAAATCGACGGCTCCTCTTGCTGATGTTATAAATAAGGCAACAGGTTCTTCCTGGGGAGGCGGTTTTGTGGCAGTAGGAGCAATAATAGCAACTCTCGGAGCTACGTCAGGATGGATTTTGATAACGGCAAGGGTAGCGTTGTCTGCCGGAGAAGATAATTTATTTCCTGAAGTATTTGGGAAGATAAGCCCTAAAACTCATACGCCGATCAACGCATTAGTAATTAGCGCAATAGCTGCTAATATATTGTTGTTGTTAAACTTTGTAGGAAGTCTTCAGATGGCATACAATTTTATGGTTCTGATAGGAACTTTGGCCTTTCTTCCTGCTTATGCTTTTAGTGCTGTAGGAGAAATAGTGCTTTTGGCAAATAAATCAGATAAATTTAATTTCGGGATATTCTTAAAAAACAGTTTTATGTCATTGATTGCTTTCATATATGTACTTTATGCAATATACGGAATAGGAGCTAATGCAGTTATGTGGGGCTTTATTTTGATGCTTGCCGGAATTCCTTTCTTTGTATATATGAAAGTCCAAAAAATAAACGAAGCAGATAAAAATTAAGTTAATTATTATTCTATATTTATAGAATTTAAATTATAAAAATCATCTAAGGAGGAAAATATTATGGACAAGAAGAAGAGAAATAAATTTGGAATATTGGGATTGAATTATGACACAGAGGCAGGCTTGGGATGGCCGGGAGCAAGATATGCGCCTGATCAA is a genomic window of Acidilutibacter cellobiosedens containing:
- a CDS encoding P-II family nitrogen regulator, translated to MNRDVSKGIVKLVVTIVDRGNGQKITEICNREQLHFHFICFGCGTADSEMLDYLGIGETEKDVVISMVPDSKIPLLLSTLLEEMQLKSPGKGISFTMPISGIGSLISKLLMREERIKIESEVRKMECNVKYALVIIVVNRGYSDVVMTAAKSVGVTGGTMLDARGIGYEEAEKFLGISIQSEKNILAILCSQKDKHTIMETINQVAGMRTEAGGIVLSLPVDNIIGINGLE
- a CDS encoding exosporium glycoprotein BclB-related protein → MSTNCDDFIKVKIPKSNYCHWQYYKKCCCKGPTGATGPTGPTGPTGPGAGSTGATGATGPVGATGATGPVGATGSTGATGATGSTGATGATGATGATGATGATGTTGATGATGPIGATGATGPIGATGPTGATGPIGPTGNDSGGAIIPFASGFPISLESIAGGLAGVPTFLGFGSFGNGFGPLSPTIDLSGAIGQEVNYAFSIPRDGFITSVAAFYSSALGLDIPGSTITIHAQVYTSIVPNNVFNAVAGTEVILSPSLGPNVSVGDISSGIVDGLMIPVTAETRLILVFFMTAEGEILENLVLGYASGGIGIL
- the dcd gene encoding dCTP deaminase, whose protein sequence is MIISDFTLKKQLASGELYISPIEERQIQPASIYIRLGNTFGIVEDNCDGILQLEKEIQYKIIQTEKYLLLPGQFVLATTMEYIRLPNNMTAFVEGRSSIGRLGLFIQNAGWVDPGFEGEITLELFNANKCAIELKYGRRIGQLVFAQLDKDALNPYRGKYQGQRGVTGSRIYLDTEISR
- a CDS encoding helix-turn-helix domain-containing protein, whose product is MNIADRIQYLRKTKGLSQEELAEKVGVSRQAVSKWESEQSIPDIDKVIIMSEFFDVTTDYILKGIETEKQTDKKAVNANVFVIVGTVLNFIGLLVASAVWYEEQVPMAVVIGLVFMALGCMVFGIGLYGSAQNTKMNAKRNFWMINIWIIIFIPLSFVYNILFTGSTAPYPLLSNPLIAFPIFWLVYFTISLTVVFTQIKINRRK
- a CDS encoding sigma-54 interaction domain-containing protein, whose protein sequence is MYEKFLDDMKNSLKNTDLIIVTDESGKIMYYNNFNDIYNESGNQDNIGKSIFELYPWLTKENSTIFKVIDSGEPLINQFQFIKIDDKVTVSSINSAFPLINGKGIIGAIEISTNISPEKDSPKKKKMYLNYSAKYNFDNFITGNSQMKAAIENMKKISKNDSTILIYGETGTGKEIIAHSIHNCSNRASKPFVTQNCAAIPSTLIESILFGSVKGSFTGSENRAGLFEIANGGTIYLDEINSMPQSMQSKLLRTIENRAIRRVGDNKEINIDVRIISSTNEKLSKLVKSNKFRQDLFYRISVVSMEIFPLRERKEDIELLCQHFIKHFNHIFNKNVKDLESDVKFLFMEYDWPGNVRELKNCLESAFNLVEGEYIKASHIPEYILYSNTNKNNLISSDNKPLSQLVDEYEKNILIKTIKMKKYNIVQTAKALGIPRQTLYYKLKKYNILDKIRA
- a CDS encoding amino acid permease, with amino-acid sequence MGDNGINKKEKVELKKEIGIAGAVSIIVGNMIGSGIYMTPQTLASASNPKSTMIAWVITAVGSILVALVFARLGEKYPVNGGPVVYTRDAFGDFAAFLTVWTYWIGAWICDAAVITGFLSYLSFFIPILNQSRLLAFLASTLTLWLFTGINIKGSKEVGIVAVITTVCKIVPLLIFIIIAAMHFEPSNLSTVSSEALRGTNTVSVAVGITLWAFLGLDSVSVAAGDIKNPKKNVKKATILGIIGTSIIYMGINFFAMGAVSQGYLAKSTAPLADVINKATGSSWGGGFVAVGAIIATLGATSGWILITARVALSAGEDNLFPEVFGKISPKTHTPINALVISAIAANILLLLNFVGSLQMAYNFMVLIGTLAFLPAYAFSAVGEIVLLANKSDKFNFGIFLKNSFMSLIAFIYVLYAIYGIGANAVMWGFILMLAGIPFFVYMKVQKINEADKN